A single genomic interval of Streptomyces graminofaciens harbors:
- a CDS encoding peptidoglycan D,D-transpeptidase FtsI family protein, with protein sequence MVSLALTLVMLAFVVRLLQVQAVDASEYAAKADQNRYVGRVLAAERGGITDRNGVELAISTDANDITADPMMFTRKQLKIDDGPEQAAALLAPILGADQETIAEKLRTKNTRYTLLARRQTPQVWNQISDLKTALAKKAKDDRGTVNVLAGVFQEPSSKRVYPNGDLAAGILGWVNAEGKGGGGVEQQLNSVLSGKDGKIRYAQSGGRLVPTAGSTETPAVAGSDVELTIDRDIQWAAQNAISEQVKKSKADRGYVIVQDTRTGEILAMANSPGFDPGDLTKADPDALGNGALQDAYEPGSTAKVLSMAAVLEENVATPETHVTVPNRLHRGDRLFKDDIDHPTWYLTLNGVLAKSSNIGTILAVGQLGNTQQRVNQVLYSYLRKFGLGSYSGLDFPGETKGILAAPDKWSTSQQYTIPFGQGVSLNAMQAASVYSTIANGGVRVEPTLVRGTKGPDGRFTPAAKPKKNRVISEKTAKTLARMLESVVDDEEGTGTKARIPGYRVAGKTGTANRVDPATGRYHGYTSSFAGFAPADNPRITVYCAIQNATTGSYFGGQICGPIYKEVMEFALKTLQVPPTGAKPANLPVSFTP encoded by the coding sequence ATGGTGAGCCTCGCGCTGACCCTGGTGATGCTCGCCTTCGTCGTACGACTCCTCCAGGTGCAGGCCGTCGACGCGAGCGAGTACGCGGCCAAGGCCGACCAGAACCGTTACGTCGGCCGCGTCCTGGCCGCCGAGCGCGGCGGGATCACCGACCGCAACGGCGTCGAACTGGCCATCAGCACGGACGCCAACGACATCACCGCCGACCCCATGATGTTCACGCGCAAACAGCTGAAGATCGACGACGGGCCCGAGCAGGCGGCCGCGCTCCTCGCCCCGATCCTCGGCGCCGACCAGGAGACGATCGCGGAGAAGCTGCGCACGAAGAACACCCGCTACACCTTGCTCGCCCGCCGCCAGACGCCCCAGGTCTGGAACCAGATCAGCGACCTGAAGACCGCGCTCGCCAAGAAGGCCAAGGACGACCGCGGCACGGTCAACGTGCTCGCCGGCGTCTTCCAGGAGCCCAGCAGCAAGCGCGTGTACCCCAACGGCGACCTCGCCGCCGGGATACTGGGCTGGGTCAACGCCGAGGGCAAGGGCGGCGGTGGTGTCGAGCAGCAGCTGAACAGCGTGCTGTCCGGCAAGGACGGCAAGATCCGCTACGCCCAGTCCGGCGGCCGTCTCGTACCCACCGCGGGCTCCACCGAGACCCCGGCCGTGGCCGGCTCCGACGTCGAGCTGACCATCGACCGCGACATCCAGTGGGCCGCGCAGAACGCCATCTCCGAGCAGGTGAAGAAGTCCAAGGCGGACCGCGGCTATGTGATAGTGCAGGACACCAGGACCGGAGAGATCCTCGCGATGGCGAACTCTCCCGGTTTCGACCCGGGCGACCTCACCAAGGCCGACCCGGACGCGCTCGGCAACGGCGCCCTCCAGGACGCCTACGAGCCCGGCTCCACCGCCAAGGTCCTGTCGATGGCCGCCGTACTGGAGGAGAACGTCGCCACGCCCGAGACACATGTCACCGTGCCCAACCGGCTGCACCGCGGCGACCGTCTCTTCAAGGACGACATCGACCACCCCACCTGGTACCTGACGCTCAACGGCGTCCTCGCCAAGTCCAGCAACATCGGCACCATCCTGGCCGTCGGCCAGCTCGGCAACACGCAGCAGCGGGTCAACCAGGTCCTCTACTCCTACCTGCGCAAATTCGGCCTCGGCAGCTACAGCGGGCTCGACTTCCCCGGCGAGACCAAGGGCATCCTCGCCGCGCCGGACAAGTGGTCGACCTCGCAGCAGTACACGATCCCCTTCGGCCAGGGCGTCTCCCTGAACGCCATGCAGGCGGCGTCCGTCTACTCGACGATCGCCAACGGCGGCGTACGCGTGGAGCCCACCCTCGTACGAGGCACCAAGGGACCCGACGGCCGGTTCACCCCCGCCGCGAAGCCGAAGAAGAACCGGGTCATCAGCGAGAAGACGGCGAAGACCCTCGCCCGGATGCTGGAGTCCGTGGTGGACGACGAGGAGGGCACCGGCACCAAGGCGCGCATCCCCGGCTACCGGGTGGCGGGCAAGACGGGCACGGCCAACCGCGTGGATCCGGCCACCGGCAGATACCACGGCTACACCTCGTCGTTCGCCGGGTTCGCACCCGCGGACAACCCGAGGATCACCGTCTACTGCGCGATCCAGAACGCCACCACGGGCAGCTACTTCGGCGGCCAGATCTGCGGTCCCATCTACAAGGAGGTCATGGAGTTCGCCCTGAAGACACTCCAGGTCCCGCCCACGGGGGCGAAGCCCGCGAACCTGCCGGTGTCCTTCACGCCCTGA
- a CDS encoding UDP-N-acetylmuramoyl-L-alanyl-D-glutamate--2,6-diaminopimelate ligase: MTMITPDPGDRAPAHPSHKPSLRSGGGTPGTLTAVPHADQSQTTQKGVPVTYPGPPRPVHVSATPLAELADQLGAEQPQGAAEVTGITHDSRAVRPGDVYAALPGARLHGADFVTQAVGLGAVAVLTDPSGAERATATGLPVLVVEDPRGRMGDLASTIYGHPGRDLLRIGITGTSGKTTTAYLVEGGLGASRPTGLIGTVETRIGDERIKSERTTPEATDLQALFAVMRERGVEAVAMEVSSHALVLGRVDGCVFDIAVFNNLSPEHMEFHSDMEDYFRAKAQLFTPERSRLGVVNIDDEYGRRLTKEATVPVVTFSAEGHPDADWRAEDVQIGPMDSAFTVIGPKGERITARSPLAGPFNVANTLAAIVALAAAGLDPQTAADGIAAVPGVPGRLERVDAGQPYLAVVDYAHKTDAVESVLKALRKVTKGGLHVVLGCGGDRDRTKRAPMGAAVARLADTAVLTSDNPRSEDPLAILATMLEGAASVPAHERGEVLLFEDRAAAIAAAVARAQPGDTVLVAGKGHEQGQDIAGVVRPFDDRQVLREAIQQTQG; the protein is encoded by the coding sequence GTGACCATGATCACTCCCGACCCCGGGGACCGCGCACCGGCGCACCCCTCGCACAAACCCTCGCTTCGCTCCGGCGGGGGTACGCCCGGTACGCTCACCGCCGTGCCACACGCTGATCAGTCCCAAACCACCCAGAAGGGCGTTCCCGTGACATACCCGGGCCCGCCACGACCGGTCCATGTCTCCGCCACGCCCCTCGCGGAACTCGCCGATCAGCTGGGTGCCGAGCAGCCACAGGGCGCCGCGGAGGTCACGGGCATCACCCACGACTCGCGCGCCGTCCGCCCCGGCGACGTCTACGCCGCGCTGCCCGGTGCCCGGCTGCACGGCGCCGACTTCGTGACCCAGGCCGTCGGCCTCGGCGCCGTCGCCGTGCTCACCGACCCGAGCGGCGCCGAGCGCGCCACGGCGACGGGCCTGCCCGTCCTGGTCGTCGAGGACCCGCGCGGACGGATGGGCGACCTGGCGTCCACGATCTACGGCCACCCCGGCCGGGACCTGCTCCGGATCGGCATCACCGGCACGTCGGGCAAGACCACCACCGCCTACCTCGTCGAGGGCGGCCTGGGGGCCTCCCGGCCCACCGGGCTCATCGGCACGGTCGAGACGCGCATCGGCGACGAGCGCATCAAGTCCGAGCGGACCACGCCCGAGGCCACCGACCTCCAGGCCCTGTTCGCCGTCATGCGCGAACGCGGTGTCGAGGCGGTCGCCATGGAGGTCTCCAGCCACGCGCTGGTCCTCGGCCGGGTCGACGGCTGTGTCTTCGACATCGCCGTCTTCAACAACCTCAGCCCGGAGCACATGGAGTTCCACTCCGACATGGAGGACTACTTCCGGGCCAAGGCGCAGCTGTTCACACCGGAACGCAGCAGGCTCGGCGTGGTCAACATCGACGACGAGTACGGCCGCAGGCTCACGAAGGAGGCGACGGTCCCCGTCGTCACGTTCTCCGCCGAGGGCCACCCCGACGCCGACTGGCGGGCCGAGGACGTGCAGATCGGCCCGATGGACTCGGCGTTCACCGTGATCGGTCCCAAGGGGGAGCGGATCACCGCCAGGTCGCCGCTCGCGGGACCCTTCAACGTCGCCAACACCCTCGCCGCGATCGTCGCCCTCGCCGCCGCCGGGCTCGACCCGCAGACCGCCGCCGACGGCATCGCCGCGGTGCCGGGCGTGCCGGGCCGACTGGAGCGCGTGGACGCCGGGCAGCCGTATCTGGCGGTCGTCGACTACGCGCACAAGACGGACGCCGTCGAGTCGGTCCTCAAGGCGCTGCGCAAGGTCACCAAGGGCGGGCTGCACGTCGTCCTCGGCTGCGGCGGCGACCGGGACCGCACCAAGCGCGCGCCGATGGGCGCCGCGGTGGCCCGGCTCGCCGACACCGCCGTACTGACCTCCGACAACCCCCGCTCCGAGGACCCCTTGGCGATCCTCGCGACCATGCTCGAGGGCGCGGCGTCCGTGCCGGCGCACGAGCGCGGCGAGGTCCTCCTCTTCGAGGACCGGGCCGCCGCGATCGCCGCGGCGGTTGCCCGCGCCCAGCCGGGCGACACCGTGCTGGTCGCGGGCAAGGGCCACGAGCAGGGCCAGGACATCGCCGGCGTGGTACGTCCCTTCGACGACCGCCAGGTGCTTCGCGAAGCTATCCAGCAGACCCAGGGATGA
- a CDS encoding UDP-N-acetylmuramoyl-tripeptide--D-alanyl-D-alanine ligase — translation MIALSLAEIAEVVGGQTHDIPDPSVQVTGPVVRDSRDVGPGSLFVAFVGERVDGHDYAAAVVEAGAAAVLASRPVGVPAIVVRDVQTALGALARHVVTKLGTTLVALTGSAGKTSTKDLIAQVLRRKAPTVFTPGSLNNEIGLPLTALSATEETRFLVLEMGARGIGHIRYLTDLTPPKVGLVLNVGTAHIGEFGGREQIAEAKGELVEALPEDGAAILNADDPLVRAMASRTKARVILFGESDEADVRAENVRLTDAGQPAFRLHTPSGASDVTMRLYGEHHVSNALAAAAVAHELGMSAEEIATALSEAGSLSRWRMEVTERPDGVTVVNDAYNANPESMRAALRALAAMGKGRRTWAVLGKMAELGDESLAEHDAVGRLAVRLNVSKLVAVGGREASWLQLGAYNEGSWGEESVHVSDAQAAVDLLRSQLRPGDVVLVKASRSVGLESVAQALLDSGNEGEVAAR, via the coding sequence GTGATCGCCCTCTCTCTCGCCGAGATCGCAGAAGTCGTCGGCGGGCAGACCCACGACATACCGGATCCGTCGGTCCAGGTCACCGGACCGGTCGTCCGGGACTCCCGCGACGTGGGGCCCGGCAGCCTCTTCGTCGCCTTCGTCGGCGAGCGCGTCGACGGACACGACTACGCGGCCGCGGTCGTCGAGGCGGGCGCGGCAGCGGTGCTGGCGTCCCGCCCCGTCGGCGTGCCCGCGATCGTCGTACGGGACGTCCAGACGGCCCTCGGCGCCCTCGCCCGGCACGTCGTGACGAAGCTCGGCACGACCCTCGTGGCCCTCACCGGCTCCGCGGGCAAGACCAGCACCAAGGACCTGATCGCCCAGGTGCTCCGGCGCAAGGCGCCGACCGTCTTCACGCCCGGCTCCCTCAACAACGAGATCGGGTTGCCGCTCACCGCCCTCAGCGCCACCGAGGAAACCCGTTTCCTCGTCCTGGAGATGGGCGCCAGAGGCATCGGCCACATCCGCTACCTCACCGATCTGACCCCGCCGAAGGTCGGCCTCGTCCTCAATGTCGGCACCGCCCACATCGGCGAGTTCGGCGGCCGGGAGCAGATCGCCGAGGCGAAGGGCGAGTTGGTCGAGGCCCTGCCGGAGGACGGCGCCGCGATCCTCAACGCCGACGACCCCCTCGTACGCGCGATGGCATCCCGTACGAAGGCCAGGGTGATCCTCTTCGGAGAGTCCGACGAAGCGGACGTACGGGCGGAGAACGTACGGCTCACGGACGCCGGACAGCCCGCCTTCAGACTTCACACACCCTCCGGTGCAAGCGATGTGACCATGCGCCTGTACGGTGAGCACCACGTGTCGAACGCGCTCGCAGCGGCCGCCGTCGCCCATGAGCTGGGCATGTCCGCGGAAGAGATCGCCACCGCGCTCTCCGAGGCGGGCTCCCTCTCCCGCTGGCGGATGGAGGTCACCGAGCGCCCGGACGGCGTGACGGTCGTCAACGACGCCTACAACGCGAACCCCGAGTCCATGCGAGCCGCTCTGCGCGCGCTCGCGGCGATGGGCAAGGGGCGGCGGACCTGGGCGGTGCTCGGCAAGATGGCCGAGCTCGGGGACGAATCGCTCGCCGAGCACGACGCGGTCGGACGGCTAGCCGTCCGGCTCAACGTCAGCAAGCTCGTCGCGGTCGGGGGCAGGGAAGCGTCCTGGCTGCAACTGGGCGCATATAACGAGGGTTCGTGGGGTGAGGAGTCGGTGCACGTGTCCGACGCACAGGCGGCGGTCGACCTGTTGCGCAGTCAGTTGCGCCCGGGAGACGTCGTACTCGTGAAGGCGTCCCGGTCGGTCGGGCTCGAGAGCGTGGCGCAGGCGCTGCTCGACAGCGGCAACGAGGGTGAGGTTGCCGCCCGATGA
- the mraY gene encoding phospho-N-acetylmuramoyl-pentapeptide-transferase, which produces MMKQILFAGVIGLFLTLVGTPLLIKLLARKGYGQYIRDDGPREHASKRGTPTMGGIAFILATIVAYFLAKVITGQPPAFSGLLVLGLMGGMGLVGFLDDYIKIVKRRSLGLRAKAKMAGQLIVGIGFAVLALQFPDARDQTPASTKISFVQDFGWTIGPVLFVIWALFMILAMSNGVNLTDGLDGLATGASVLVFGAYTFIGVWQFQESCANTEALTNPAACYEVRDPLDLAIVASALMGACLGFLWWNTSPAKIFMGDTGSLALGGALAGLAICSRTELLLALLGGLFVLITMSVVIQVGSFKLTGKRVFRMAPLQHHFELKGWSEVLVVVRFWIIQGICVIVGLGLFYAGWAADK; this is translated from the coding sequence ATGATGAAGCAGATCCTGTTCGCAGGAGTCATTGGCCTCTTCCTGACCCTGGTCGGCACCCCGCTGCTGATCAAGCTGCTGGCCCGCAAGGGCTACGGTCAGTACATCCGCGACGACGGCCCGCGCGAGCACGCCAGCAAGCGCGGTACGCCGACGATGGGTGGTATCGCCTTCATCCTGGCGACGATCGTGGCGTACTTCCTGGCCAAGGTGATCACGGGCCAGCCGCCGGCCTTCTCCGGTCTGCTGGTGCTCGGCCTGATGGGCGGCATGGGCCTGGTCGGCTTCCTCGACGACTACATCAAGATCGTCAAGCGCCGTTCGCTGGGTCTGCGGGCCAAGGCCAAGATGGCCGGCCAGCTGATCGTCGGCATCGGATTCGCGGTCCTCGCACTGCAGTTCCCGGACGCCCGCGACCAGACGCCGGCCTCCACCAAGATCTCCTTCGTCCAGGACTTCGGCTGGACGATCGGCCCGGTGCTGTTCGTCATCTGGGCCCTGTTCATGATCCTCGCCATGTCGAACGGCGTGAACCTGACCGACGGTCTGGACGGCCTCGCCACCGGCGCCTCCGTGCTCGTCTTCGGCGCCTACACGTTCATCGGTGTCTGGCAGTTCCAGGAGTCCTGCGCCAACACGGAGGCCCTGACCAACCCGGCCGCCTGTTACGAGGTACGAGATCCACTGGACCTCGCGATCGTGGCCTCCGCGCTGATGGGCGCCTGCCTCGGCTTCCTGTGGTGGAACACCTCGCCCGCGAAGATCTTCATGGGTGACACCGGTTCGCTGGCCCTCGGCGGCGCGCTCGCGGGTCTCGCGATCTGCTCCCGCACCGAGCTGCTGCTCGCGCTCCTCGGCGGTCTGTTCGTCCTCATCACGATGTCGGTCGTCATCCAGGTCGGCTCGTTCAAACTCACCGGCAAGCGTGTCTTCCGAATGGCGCCACTCCAGCACCACTTCGAGCTCAAGGGCTGGTCCGAGGTCCTTGTCGTGGTCCGTTTCTGGATCATCCAGGGCATCTGTGTGATCGTCGGACTGGGTCTCTTCTACGCGGGATGGGCAGCAGACAAGTGA